The genomic stretch CCCAAATCAAAACAGTCCATGGAACTGTAGTTTTGCTAGATTCCCATCTCTCTTATGCAAGCAATCCATGTGTGCATAGAGGATCTATCCTACTAATGCTTATTGCCTAACTGGTGGGAGAATAGCTTTAGTTCTTCTGTCAGCCCTGTGGTTCTTGTACTTCAACCTTCCCTTGTTCTCATGTCTCCCTCACTGAGCTGCTCCCTAACCTTTTCTGTGAAAGCTTTTGACTCGTGACATACCAGTGTTAAATCTTTCACTTGTTTAATAATTTGCAGCCATCTGGGGCTAATGTACTGCCCTTGTTCAAAAGCACATCTTGTTAAATAGCAAATCTTGTGCTTTGTTTCTAagtataaaagtatttttacttTGGAAAAGCTAATATTTTATCTCTTCATATCTTTCATAGTGTTTGGCTGCTGGTTCAATTATTATGAATCGTGAAATTGAGAGTATGGCTATGAGGCCCTTGGCCAAGGATCTGACCCGAAGCCTGGAAGAAGTCAGAAATATCATTCGTGACCAGGCCTTAAGGGATTTGAACCTCTAcacagaaaaaatgaaagattCCCTCAAGCATTTTGATGTCCTTTTTGCAGAGTTTGAATTGAGGTAAAAGAGCTGAAGTCAATGTGTTGTGAGCAACATCTTGGCCACTGCAGCTGTTGTGTAGCTTGTTGGTTTTTGGAAATTGGCTCTTTTGCTCTGTGTTCTTTGAGTGGAAAAAGTATGTAAATTTTTTATCATGGTATTTGAATTCTTAGTAATTTGTTGTATTGTTAGATTTTTCCTTCCAATGtagcaataatgaaaagaaaactaaataGCTTTTTAGCAATCAACATTTGCTCTCTCCAACTAAACTATAATCTTCCATTTGCCTACTGGCATATGGCATTTGAGGGAGAATTTCCAAGACGCAAAAGGAAACCATAAATCTCTTCTCTTAATGTTTTCTTTGTCAGAGAAAAGGCAACAAATATGagatgtttaaaaagaaaagagtgaTAACAAATATTCTAGAGActgaggttttgttttcttgtgctTAGTGATACAAGCAAGATGCATGCAGTGAATTTAGGAAGACAAATTGAATTCTGATGGAGGAAGTGCTTTTACAAAAGCCATAATTAACCACAGGAATTCACTGATTTGAAAATTTGATTGAAAAATGACTTTGAGGTTTATAGCTTAAGCAAAAATAACTGCTTTTTGGGGTGATGCTTTTTTGCCTCAGGGTCACATTGACCAGTCTTACAGTGTGCTTCAGAGTGTAACCAGCTACCTGCCTGTGTGTTAGATGTTTGTGGTGCCGGCCACAGACAAGATAATGGGCAAGATTATCTGTGGATCTAATATTATACAGTCATTGCTGCCCTTAGCAGAACATGTTTCTTACAATTGGCTAGTCTTTTGTTATTTCTTGGGAATAATTTATAGACTGTCATGTCTCACATTACTGCTTGCTCTTCCTCAATACTGGTATTCTCTTGTATTCTTTTACTCAggtaagcatttttttttctgattagaAAAAGCATCATTATTCTGTTACATTGAAAACACTTTAATTGAAAACACTGtctaaaaacatgtttttaagtGTGGGTTTGAGTGCAGACACCAATGACAATCAGTAACTGGTTCTTGGCAGTGTCTGTGCAGTTTTTGGCCTGTCAATACCAGCTCTCTACTTACAACATTTTTCTTTACCATTGTTTTGCAAACAGCTTCTTCCCTTTCTGTGTTACTTGTATTTATCAAATGACCAATTAAGTAATGCAGTGACAGAAAACCACTAAACTTTTACCGGTGTTTCTTACCTTGTTGAATTAGTGCTTTTGCAAGGAATTCCACATAGAAATGAGGCCAAATTTTAAGTGTCATAAATTGTCTCATTGGGGTTACTGATTTTCACTAATCTAATTTCAGGTAAAACCTTTATAGATAAAATGTTTGGTTTAAGTCAgaggttattttttttattaaggaAGTGCAGAGCAAACTATTCTGTCTTCAAGATGGGGCAGTAAAGATCCTTCTAAGGCCCTGTGCCACACGGTACAGAGTTCTGATAGCTAAATGTGTATAATTATATTTCTAAATTACTACTAAGTTCCGCTGCCTTAGTTCCACTGCAATAAGGAATTTGGCTGCGTTTCTTACAGATTCTTGTACAGTACAGTTTTCATAGCGAGTGCTgttgaaataaatacaaattggTACAGGAAATCTGAGATTGGTACAGGTTTCTGAGGTTATTTGCCCTAGGTTGGGTTTTATTTATAATCTTATTTGTTAAAGCATGTGAAACAGTGGTAcgttattttataatttttgtaGTTACGTGTCGGCCATGGTACCTGTGAAGTCTCCAAAAGAATACTATGTACAGCAAGAGGTGATCGTACTGTTCTGTGAAACTGTGGAGAGGTAAGTTAAGGACTAGatcttaatttctgtgtctAATTTCTGTGTGGATTGTTATAGAAGTACATTAACTATAATCTTGAAGAATTGTCATAAAACACcaggtattttttcttttctagtaaGTATCCAAGTACAAAGTTTAAAGGTATTAAGCACGCTTGCCAGGCACAAGcctgtgctttttttgttttctacattaagaaaatacaaaacaagAGAGTTCATAATCCAACAGTACCAGTATTGTTGGTATGCCTGGTTCCAGATGTGTACATGAAGACTAAGCATTAAAATAAGCTAAATCTGTTCAAGGCATCATAATGGTATTTCATGCAAGAATACATGGGGAGATGATTCAAATCATCTGTGAACCTCCAGTGATTATCATAAAGAACTTGTAAAAGTTCTTTAAAATCTCAAAGGACTGGTCCTTGGCTCTGTATTTATGAAGGGGCGATGATGAAAGAAATCAAATAATTCAGCAATTCATAAGTTCTTCTAGAAGTATAAGGTGCAAAGAAAAGTGTGAATTTGTAATGTGTtgaacaacttttttttcttcccccttgtGACAGATTAACTAGCCTGCAGGTGGGCAGTAGAGGGCAACAGCATGTGAAATACTCAGCTTAAGTGGGGTTTTGAGCAGCGCAGCAGTGTTCTTAAAAGGAAATTAGTGAATCATATTTTGTGTAGAACTATTAGACACCAGTTGACTGTAAAAGGCCCTTAAAATAAATGTTGGTTTTACTGTCATGTTTAGGAAAGCTTGTGAGGTAGGACTCTGGGTCTGGTGGGGTCGATCCTTTCATTTAGAAATGGAGGAGTATGGAGAACGCTGCCACAATCTGTACATGACTCCAGGATCAGAGGTGTTTCAGGCATTTTGGAAGACAGGATTACAACTCAAAAAAAGTCACAACAAGTAGGAGGAATTAACCTGCCATCAGTCAGAGAGGTACTACACATACACGTGTTCACCTATGGCACACACATGTCCAGCAGAGGCCACAAAGATAatgaggggtctggagcatctctcttaagAGGAGAGGCTGTGGGATCTGGGCCTGTTTAGATGAGGGAAGACTGAGGGGATCTGATCAATGCACAATAATATCTCAAGAGTGGGTGTCAAGAGGAAGGTGCCAGGCTCTCTTCCATGGtgcccagggacaggacaaggaggaatgggcATAAATTACAACACAAGAAGCTCACATCAACATGAGGgagaatttctttattttctttactttGAGTATTGTAACAGTTGCCCAccgaggttgtggagtctccctctctggagacattccaaacccacctggacacattcctgtgtcacctgctctggaTGACCCTGtcttggcaggggggttggactgggtgatctccagaggtcccttccaaccctgacaattctgtaattctgtattTGCCCAGTAAGAGGGAAAAGATGGTTTCTTACTTGTAGCATTGGATAACCTGTGGGAGCTGTAGGAAGGAAACAGGGAGTGAGGGTGGGCCACACACCAGTGTGTCCATCCACTATTGGCACCAACCAGGGCTTGCTTTGTGGTCGTGTCCCATCCACCACCAGCAGTATTGGCCAGAAAAGTGCTGACAAGGAATAAGAAAAAGTTGTTTCCATTCTTTTGGGGACCAAAAGCAGGGCTAATGTGCAGTTTTAAGTGCTATCTTAAGCACTGATATGAACAAGTCAGAGAAGAAATTTGAAATTGAAACATATGGTGAAATCTGGAAATTGTGAAGAAACCTGGAAAATACAGCCAagtaaaaaatccaaacaaaatggGGTTTAGTTTAAAAGGGGTTTAAGACATTTGAGAAGGTATTTGAGGACAATGAAGTCTCCCCCAAATATTAAATCCTTAGACTTCAGTAAGAGTTACTGTGTAGAACTGGGCTGTTCTTGGATGGTTTTTTTGTTAGTTAAGGGGGAGAATGACCTTGATAATTAGAGCAATTTATATTTGAAAATGAAACCAAATACTTTTCCTATTACTTTAAAAACGtttgttttatttgaaaaattgtCAGCACTAGTGGTCTTCAGTATCAAGCTGAAGCTTGACATGAAATAGTAAATCGAGAAAATTTCATAAAACGGAATTGGGTTTTGAGTGACTAAAAGCTTTAAGTGTTTCAAGGGATTTTTTCTTGGATTCATGTTTTTATTgtactattttttctttaaagcaaagACTTAAGCAGTCAGTTATATACACAGTGGTTTAGGTGCAAAACCAGTGCATGAATTAAATACTGTCAGTTTGGTTTGGCTTATAACATTTTTTTCCgttttttctttaacaaaatATGTTCTTTGAGAGTTTGATGTCTTACCAAATAATTTCATTCTTTTGCTTAGAGCGTTAAGGCTTGGGTACCTCACTCAAGATATGATAGATGACTATGAACCAGCTTTAATGTTTACAATTCCAAGATTAGCCATTGTATGGTAAGTAATTTTTAACTACTGTCTACTCTGCCTCATTTAAAGGTTTATTGAAGATTTGAAAAGCTGTGTTTAGAATTTTGATGGACTGTCTTTCACATGAGTTTGCTTTAACGCtctttaaaaagaattaaagagGAGGGTTGTTTTGTTCTAAATCATTACCAGTTTAATGTAGAATATCAACACAAAGAAAGATGGTAGGTCTCTAAATATAAAGGCAGGAACATTGATCAGGCATCCTCcagcaaattttaaaaactagAAACATCAGTCTTTGCAATGTCATAttgttggaaatattttttgaaagcaCATATTTTGTGACACTCAAAAATAGTTGACTTAAGGATCCAAGTCTTGAAAATGACAAATTTTCAATTaaatttgtgtatttttctcAATGACTCTAGGTTCAGAAGGAATTACCATGGCAAACTGCATTGTAACTGTTGAGTTAGGCTTAATTCTCTTGAAGGAAAGTATTAATATGTGTAACTTCTGTGTAGATTTGTACCCTGTATTGACCACTCAAGGCAACTAAATTACAACAGTGGTTTTGCTTCATGCAGTTTTTGCAATATTGAACAAATCAGATGCATTTTTCCTAATGAGTCTTCATGATTTAGTAAGGCAGCAGCTTCTCTGGAGTAAAGCcagcatatttttaatattttaccaTTGTGAATGTTTTAAAGTTAGCTAATATAAGTAGTATAATTGAGGGAAATAAAAAACCTCAAATCCTGAGTGTAATACATTTCTCCTCAGGAAATCTCTGTGGTCTATTGTTCCTGTTAAATAGTATATTGTCTCTAACTGTCATTCtaaaaataataacagtaataatcTGATTATTGGAAGACAACAGGAATGTGAGAACTCAGTTTGAAGCTGCTGGAAGACACAGTGAAGAAGAACACATCATGACTAACTGGAAAACCAGGGACTCTCTGGAAAATAGATCATGTCTATCCCAAATTGCAAAGAAGGAtagagaagaagagaaaaagtttAACTGCTCCTAATTATCCAGTGATATGGAAAGAAATCACTCTCATGTGAAGTTCCACAGAATAACTACCCCATCCAGATACAGTGTTTTCTGGAAGAAACACAAGCCTTGTAGGAAATATTAAGACACACTTTTTAgcaatttttaattctttttagtGCTACAGCTATATTCAGGCtttgtttcagagctctttcaaATGTTATACAGAAGCCATTTCataatccttttatttttttttttcttgtggtgTTCTAGcccacttattttttttttaaaaacttcttcAGAGAATTAAATTCTATGGAAAGCAAACTGTGCCTGAAAGCCAAAGAAACAGTGACTTGGCATCAGGTAGAAGTTTGAGGAGAGTAGCCTTGAGCTTTCACTGAGCAAAGTAGTAACATTTGCTTATGCAGAACATAAGACATGAGTCAGCAATAACTGCTTCACTTTGTGGCAACCTGCTTGTTGAAGCTTggaaagcacagaaaacaaagatgaAATGCTGTACCCTTGGCAACAAGGGAATTTGTCTtaagccacaaaaaaaaaaagtgacttgCAAAGGAAGcaactttttctctctctcatcttctcttccctgctcctgccctcaaATCCCTAATCCcctggtctttttttttaaatacttcagaGGAATTCATATAGCTTGTGACATCAGGAGAGGCTTTGGTGGTCACACGGTGCTTGCTAGGGAATAACTGGTGGCCAAAGTACTTTGATAGTCTTGTTAGTTAGCTGAGGATCCCTGTTACTCTGGATGATTTGGATGCTGGATAGCTCTGAAGCATAATGTAGTTTGAGTTTAAGAAAAGGAACATGACTTTGAAATACCTTGGGTAACAGAGCACTGACACTATGGACAGGAAGGGGAAACTGgccttggaaaaagaaaactgatgTCATCTCAGGTGTGAGAATGGGTTGCCTTTGGGAAACATACACTGTTTTTGCAGTGGGCAGAGGATTAAACAGTTTTAAGAGGAGTGGTGCCTGGTGGGAATCCACTCTCAGACACAGTATGGTATGGTACAGCTGATATGAAGGTGAGTTTTGTTTAATCCCTGACACACAAACAGGTTTGGGCAGTGGTGATTTGGTCAGGAGGAGCTGTTGAGATATCTACAGTGAAGTACATGGAGGCTCTCAGGACTGTGAACTTACCTGTTTCCGGGGAAATTTGTACAACTGCTGAGTTGATTTAGAAGTGTGGTTTCTTCAACATATGTTTTATGTGATTAAGaatatctgttttctttttttactataTGTCAATACCAGGTTATATTTATCCTAGAGGTAGAAAACTAGGAGCTCAGGAGTCCACTGCCTTACCTGGAAATTATTTAGACTGGAGAGAATAAGACATCTGCAGTATCTCAAATCAGTGGAATTTCCCCAGTGGACTTGATAATAGGTTTCCTTTGGTTtcctttgtggttttgttttgttttttttttaatcagtcagCTGCAGCAATGAAATAAATGTGTGTTCTTCCCTTTATGCTTCCATTGCTTTTTCTGCCGTGTTTAAGGGGGGAACAGAGTGGAGAGAATCTTTTTCCTGTTACTTTAAATGGCATCTAATTCTAACTGTGGGTGAATAAGACAAAAATAAGATAACGAGGTGTAGTTAGATGTCATTCTAATGTTTATGTACAGTTGCTTTTCTGACTATTCAGTGGTTGCTCTGTGTAATAaagttttcatttctgtgtGTGCTCATGCATGTGTTTGAATTACAGTGGCCTTGTTGTCTACTCCGAGGGACCATTAAACTTGGACCATAAACCAGAAGATATGTCTGAGCTCTTCAGACCTTTTCACACTTTGCTAAGAAAAATAAGGCAAGTAATAAAAGATAGGTGTAACTGCTTTTCCTCTGAAGTGAAAATCAGAGGCCTGAAAACTCATAAATGCTTAGAAAAGTGTTTCTGTTTGCTATGTTAACCATAAACTGCATTTTCCTCTCATCAGCCTGATACACCCGTGAAATAACTGTAGTTTTTCATTTCATGGTAGTTTTCTGAACTTCTAATCTCTGtgatagtttctttttcttgagtATTATTTTATAGCATTTCAGATCTTCCTTGTGGTTTGATGATGCCAGAAATACTAAAGTTATAGTTTATTTTTGGGAGATTCTGTTTCTAATTAGCatcaatgtttctgtttaaCTAGGCTTATTACATTTTCTCGTTATGCTTTGATGCAATACTCAGATAATTCTTAACCTAATAGAAATGACTATCAGTTTTTCATATTGTGAATCACTATATTTCTTTCCATAATGCTTCAGTCTTGGTTACCGTTGGAGATGTGGGCTTTGGCTCAAGTGTAAAgagcattaaaatatttttttcttagttgaGGTCTTTAGAAGACCTGTGATCTGTTACTTTGGAGAAATTAAGCTGTATTTTTAAACGATCTTTATGTTCACTCCTCAGGTATTTTATCTGGGTGttaaaaatttttcttaatCCATAAGCCCCATTATTTTCTTGGAATTCAAATTTATATACCAACTGCAACTTTTATTCCTAGAAATCTCTAGACATAATTTggcaggtattttttttttccctgtgtccaATTTTCAGCAGTTTATCGCCTTCCCTGGATGTCATGGTGACAGCTTGATGTAAGAATAGTTTTCACATAGTTTATCCAGATTGATCTTCTCTCATCCCTTAGAGGTGAGGCATCTCCTGAGGGAGAATGTAAGCTCTGtcaggggtggtttgggggggagcTATTTCTGAAGTGAGCCTTTATAAATATCTAGACCACATCCTCTTGTGTCCCTTGAAGACTTCCTAGTATTTTTGTCTAGAAGTCTTATTTTTACGTACATTAGTGATATTCATATTGAAATCTGAGAATTAAAATTGGCAAATCAACATGTTTggtttgctggggttttttgagtgattatggttttataaaacACTGGGTTAAGAACAACAACATGAATtgagaaacaaaacaatttagaagggaggaaaaagctTTACTGGTACCGAAGCTTGAAAAGTGCATGAAGTTACATTAAAACACCTTATTCCCAATATGTGGCTATTGCAGATATTTTCACCAACATTCCACTTGCTGTCTAAAGCCAAAAGGATATTTAAAAGCTAATATGCTTCTCATAATCTGTATTTTCTGCTTTATCCTCATATTTTACAATGTGGAAAATGAAAATCAATGAAGTCAGTGTATTGCACAGTCCATTTCAGTTACTGTAAACTTAGTTCTGGGGTTGAGAACAGATTTGTGAAATGCTTGTTTGTTCAATAACTACAGTTTTCAATGCaaactttagaaaataaaaagacttCCAGATTCAATTTTGGAAAAGTTCTGATATACTTTAAGACTTGTATTTATTCTGTGAAGGAAagggaacattaaaaaaatgtgatttcagTTGTCTAGGAGACAAAGTTTGCAAAACGTTCGTAGTGAGATAACATCTATCAGAGCAAAAATTCAAGCAAGAAGTAATATGAAATTCCATGTCTGGCAGTCTCTGAATTGAACTCAAATACTGGCAAGAACTGAGTTCAAAAAGATCCTTTAGTAATATTCttgaatgaaaaatatattGACTGAAAATAACAAAGAGATACAAGTAAGTGTGCTGTTCATGTAGGATAATTgaattacttttaaaagtaCCTAAGCtgtgtaggttttttttttcttatcaaaGGTTTTTTTGACTCATCAGGCTGCAATCCCTACTCTGTGAGAATGTTCATAGAAACCTATGAAGAATATGGAATGAGATACTTGATCCTGATATTTCTGCTCCCCAGCAAAAGAGGAGTGTTTCATCCTGGAGTCTTTTCTCTGGTCTCTATCACCAGTAGTTAAGGCATGAAAGTAGATTCAGAAGTCTTCTGTTGAAAGAGCTGCATTTTGTATTGCAGTTGTGTGCCTGTTGTAAGAATATAGAACATCATCTTAGTGCAGAATGTGATCACATCCCAGTGAGTTTCTCTGTAAAGTTCTATAACTTTTTAGCCAACTAAATATTATAGCTCATGGAGTAACATCGAATACAGAGCTGATTATTTTGTAGGGTTACAGGTAATTAAGTTTTAAACTGTATTGTCCTAAAATACCCATAAGGCAAAGATAAGTACTGTATTTAATTATGTTGATCCACGTAATTTAATCAGAACTAGCAGAGAAGATAAATATCTATTAGGTATGAAAATTTTTGGTGTCCTGGTAGCTGACAACTTTGAAAACAATAGATTGTTGAGACTCTGAGAAAAAGCAGTAAGGTTCTTGATTAGTTTTTGGAAAGGTCGAGCAGCAAATTATGGCTTTGAATGTTTTAATTAATATCTAAGCCAGGTACTTGTGTTGACTTTTATTTTATATGTAAAACATTAGCATTGGTACTTTATACATCTACCAATGCATAATTATATAGTAGTGTTACCTCTGTGCCTTTGAAGCTAAGCCATTTGAACTGCTTCTGCCAAACTACTGCAGTCAGCTTAGGAAGTATACAAATCACATCATCTGCTCTATGCATAGATACGTAACTTAGGTGCCTGTGGCACTGAACCTTCTTGTGATAAAATACTACCTCTGCTGTATATACTTCTGAGGCTGCTGTACAGAGATTTTCAAAAGTCAGCAAACTTGGAATTTTTCAGTACTCCTTAATTCTGCCGTATTTCAGAGCTCCTTGCTTTCCTGATGCTTGTTTCTGGACCATTACAAGTGATGGCAGGGTCCCTGTGGTTTTTGGTGGTGCAGAATCAAGCAAATTGCACCTCAAGTGGTGCAGGGTGCTGAATCAGAGGATTGTACCATTTTAAGTATGCTGAAGCATTTCTGTATCATTGACTAGAAATAAAATGCAGTATACATGCTGTGTGTTAAAGAATTGGGTGAGGGCAGCATGAAATTTGTGTTCTTTTAGAGTGTGCACAATGATTGGGGAAAAACTGGCTAGCTTTCCAAGGTGGCTGTGTTCAAAACTTTTAACTGATTCAAAACTGTGGCAGTAATGGAGTGCCAGTGCTGTTTGTTACATATCTCAGTGTTGGTTTCTCAGCGTGGATGTGTCAGACAGATTTGTGGACTTGGTGCGCAGAGCTGAGTGCAGAGGGTGTGTGTACCTGCTCCAGGCTCCTACAGTGGCAGCTCCATTGAGGCAGCTGGTTTTGCTCCTTTGGAGCATGAACTGAAGCATGGGCTGGCAATAACAACAAAGCTATTCTCTGACAAGGCAGTTTAAAATTCTAGTCAGAATAGGAGCAAAGTTAGCGGAGGAGGCTTGAAGAATGTGCAGGATTAAGGTGGACTCGTCCTCTGTTTAGCCGAACTTGTCTTTAAATGGACATCTGGCCTCATGTGTTTGAATAACTCATTTCTGTACCCTGGATATTGGCAGTAGAGTAAAATATGTTCATTTTCGCAGTGGTTTTCAGGTTTTGCAGTAGGCAGAGCAAATCTCTTCTACTGCTTGTAACAGGCAGAGCACATCTGAAGaacttgctttgtttttgtgcCAGTAGCTGTaaccactgaaagaaaaatgttcctTGTATTTTGAAAGCTAGATTGCCTTTCTGTGACACAATGCCAAAAAGAGTAAAAGCAGGTGAAACCTCACcatgaactttttaaaattcagtattttctgAAACCTCTCTGAGAAGAAGGCACTCTGCTGCTTGTCAGGGTGGATTGCAGAAACTGACTTTACCTGTGGCTTCTGAATAGTGTAagcagaggaagaaattctttttgCCCATATGAGCACAATGAGTTAAAGGTTCTTCACCAAAAAGGAAATGAACCCCTGAAGTAGCTACAGTTTAATTAAACCTTACAATTTACTGATGACACCTGATGTTTAGTTTTTTAGTAGTGAAATGTCACATTTCTGTCCATATATTGGTTAACATTCATTTTCAGTATCTTCATTTTACAACAAGTCATTTTACAACATGGCAGGTTGGCAGTGACTCCTGTAGAATCTAATATACAGTATATCTAAAAGGTAACTGTTGACCAAACGTTTGTCATCTTTAAAAATGGCTGGTGAATCTAGGGAATTTTTAACCAGAGAAATGAAGATAATTACCTGAATCTCTTTTAGAATAAGCTGTATTTGTTAATAGCAAAATTTCCAGTGTTTGAATTAGGAAAATGAGCATATTCCCTTTGAATTTAAAGCAGGATTATTTCACGACTGAAATAATAGGAGTGGTAGACTACCACATGTAATTCAACTGGTTATGTTACTCTTCCAAGGCTGCGTGGATCTGACTCACCTGAAAAGACAATGAGGACTGTCTGCTGATTTCACTGGTGGTGGTTGTTGTTCTTgttcttgttatttttttaatcaggcTTTATTTACTATCCTCAATTTATTTACTATATGTGAGGGACAGGCTTAAACCCTTCACTGTTACATTTGTGTGCTTACtcttgttgtgtttttttaaaatgagaactCCCAACTGTTTTTAAAATCTCATGTTACTTTGTTTATGCTTATAAAATTCTACATCAGTGTTTCTGTAAAAactaacaaaatgaaaattcatAATACAAAGCCTCATGGCAGCAATTATAttattctgtgtttttattAATCCTATTGGTATAgttatttcaaaaataaacaaTGATAATACTACTGTATTTATGTTAACCTTAAAGCTTAAGCCATTCTCAGTCTGTTTGGTTTTAAG from Aphelocoma coerulescens isolate FSJ_1873_10779 chromosome 4, UR_Acoe_1.0, whole genome shotgun sequence encodes the following:
- the ZFYVE28 gene encoding lateral signaling target protein 2 homolog isoform X8, coding for MMNRFRKWLYKPKRTDPQLLAQFYYADEELNQVAAELDSLDGRKDPQRCTLLVNQFRSCQDNVLNIINQIMDECIPHERANRDFCVKFPEEIRHDNLAGQLWFGAECLAAGSIIMNREIESMAMRPLAKDLTRSLEEVRNIIRDQALRDLNLYTEKMKDSLKHFDVLFAEFELSYVSAMVPVKSPKEYYVQQEVIVLFCETVERALRLGYLTQDMIDDYEPALMFTIPRLAIVCGLVVYSEGPLNLDHKPEDMSELFRPFHTLLRKIRCP
- the ZFYVE28 gene encoding lateral signaling target protein 2 homolog isoform X9, coding for MMNRFRKWLYKPKRTDPQLLAQFYYADEELNQVAAELDSLDGRKDPQRCTLLVNQFRSCQDNVLNIINQIMDECIPHERANRDFCVKFPEEIRHDNLAGQLWFGAECLAAGSIIMNREIESMAMRPLAKDLTRSLEEVRNIIRDQALRDLNLYTEKMKDSLKHFDVLFAEFELSYVSAMVPVKSPKEYYVQQEVIVLFCETVERALRLGYLTQDMIDDYEPALMFTIPRLAIV